The DNA region gtgatagtggagtcagatactttaggaacattttagcggttattggataggcacatggagcacaccaggatgatagggagtgggatagcttgatcttggtttcagataaagctcggcacaacatcgtgggccgaagggcctgttctgtgctgtactgttctatgtctatgttctatgtaaactcACCCCCGTTGTCCATCAAGAACTTAGATCGTATCCCCAACCCTGTTCCAATCCAATAAGTCATAATTTTGTCCGCAATAGTCTTTTTGTCTTTGCTATTAAACACTGTGGATATGCTGAGCCGGGTGGTCATGCCCACAAAGTGTAGTAGGTAGATTCCTTTGCCTTTGTCCCAAATCTTCAAATCATCACCACTACATCGTTGAAATCCTGAGCCAATGGTAGACTCACAACTGGACGTGGGGGCATCCTTCTACATTTTGTACAAATCTAACATCGGGTTGATGTTTGCTCTATGAGATCATTATAGCTATTATCTAGCACATCTGCATCCTGAAGCAGTGCTTTCAGTCTCTATGGTGCTGGATGAGCAAACTGCTTATGAAGTTTCGAAATAGTCTTCTTTTTGTCCACCAAGCTGTTATCTGTAATTGACACTAATGCATCATGAATCCACTGTTTAGACATTTTCGGTTCACTTAAGGGAAGGCAATAATGGCCTGACCTCATAAAATGTAGATCTACCCACCTTTCAAATACCACAGCTTTGTCATGCTTCAGATCGATAGTCATCTGGGCTTTTTTCATGGCAGACCTGCTTATGAACAAAGGTATGTCATTTGAAACAACATCCGTACTTATGAACAAGCTGATTCCTGCAATTCTGAAGGGTAGTACCACCCAGTTTGGAAGAAGTTAAATTATAACCTCCAATTCGAAAACTGTCACATTCTTTAACTTTCTTTCTGATCAAGGACCCTAAATAGCAATTTAGCCAATCTTTGCGAAATACAGTTGACGTACATCCACTATCCACAACTGCACAGTTAAAAGAGTCTATCATCAGAACACTCATTATTGGGCTCAATTTTTCTGTGACCAAACCAATGCCTTCATGGTCCTCATCTTCATCACTGTTGGTTTCCACTTATTCTGTTTCGTGTGTAGCTTCAAAGACACGATTTTTTTCTTTGGACAATTCACTATGTAGTGATACAGGGAATCACATTGAAAACAGCAATTCACCATTcctttgccatttctttgcttcAAACGTCTTCTATCACCTTCCCATGTGTGTCTTCTATCTCCATTATCATATATCCAGTTTCAACATCAGGTCTattattaggggcggcacggtagcacagtggttagcactgctgcttcacagctccagggtcccgggttcgattcctggctcgggtcactgactgtgtggagtttgcacattctcctcgtgtctgcgtgggtttcctccgggtgctccggtttcctcccacagtccaaagatgtgtgggttaggttgattggccaggttaaaaaattgccccttagcgtcctgggatgtgtaggttagagggattagcgggtaaaatatgtgggggtagggcctgggtgggattgtggtcggtgcggactcgatgggccgaatggcctccttctgcactgtagggttcctatgattctatgattagtgtaaCTGTCTCTGTTTAGGGGCCTTTGTGTGCTGTTCGAGCACACAGCTGAGCTACCATTCAATCCTCTACCTGGGCGTTATGGCATTTCAATCTGAATTGAAAAAGTGACGGGGAATGATTGTTTCCTGAAAAACATTTTTAATGATGTTACCATTTAATCAAAGAGGGGCTCTGTTCCCTTAAATTTTACTCGTGTCATTACCAGGAGACTGTCTATCTGAGACAGACATGCACAGTCCAACAACTTAAAGGCTAATACTGCATCTGAAtttccaaattaaatttcataAGTCTGTTATGGCCCTTATCGAACTCCATGATATATTCCTCCATGGACTGATTTTCTTGACTTCTAATCCTGTCAAAAATCACCCGCCCTTCATAATTCTCCTGAAACTCATCTTTACCAATCTCGATATTGCAACAGGAGCTGTAATCCTTCTTCTTTATTGAGGGCATCGGCAGTCCAGTCAGAAAACACTTGCTCCTTATCTTGTCCTTGGGGCGTTTCCATGTGGATTTTGGTGTGAATGGGAGCCCATCTGAGTCCCTTCCCTGAAAGTAGTCTACTAGTTGTATTTTTCTATAGAATTCCTTGAGCTCGCCTTCCGTTTGGCTCGGTTTCAGATTTGCTGAAGGTACGTAGGAAAGGCCCTTCTCTAAGGTCCTTCTTTGTGTTTCTGTTATTTGGAAGATAGTGCTCAGGTTTATGATTGTGTTCCCGAGCTTGGGGGATGTGTTATCCTTGGTCGAATGTTCCTCCGCTTGGGCCTCTGTGCACTTGAGTTGAAAACTTTCATCCATTTTGAGATCGTGTGTTGGCCTATTGCTTCTGTCCAATGGATATCATCCTGTCCCATCCTAAAGAGTTTATTGCTAAGTTCCGGTATGTGGACCTGTGTATTTATGAATTTATCTCTGGCATGGTTGTTTTCCTCCTCTTAGGAAGGTCCCTGCTGTAAATTAGGGATACAAGTAAAATGTGAGCATTGGGGAATTTCAATCGGGTCATTCTTAGGAGTATTTGTAGTTGTTTTGTTGCTGTGGGGCCCTTCTGGTTCCTGTTGTTGATCCTTACTGATATGAATAATGCTTTCACCTGTGGGAGGGGATGTAGATTTTCCACGATTGACTGGGCATGTGTAAATTTTGCTCCTGGGAAGATGTCTATTTGTGTTCTCCCATTGGGGCAGAAGTCAATCCTGCTCAGGTTTGAGTCTCCCATGACTACTATTGGTGTGAGAGTCCAGTCCCTGTTTTTTCAGTAGTTACTTGGGTGTCTTGTTATTTCTACGTTGTGCATTCTGAGTGTTCTTGTTTGGTTGTGTTCCTGGTCTGTTTGGGGGTAGTTTGTTTGCTGGGTTAATGGTTTTGTATAGCCATCTCTTTCCACTCTGTTTTGCCTCTCTGTCCGTTGTGTTTGGTTTCTGCTGTCTGTGTTTTCTTGTCTGTGTGTCCTGATTGTGTGGTATGTTTGTGGTTGTCGGTCTTGTCCCCTCCTGTGTGTGGGTTTCTTTTGGCGGTGTATGTGACTGTTTTGTTCTGCCTTCTTGGTGTTCCCTCTTTGTGTTGTTTGTGTGATTTGTGTGGGGTTGGGGATCCTTGGTGTTGTCCCTCTTCCCGGATATTGTCTGTTCCCCGTTTGTCCTTCCCCAGCTGGGGTGGGCTGGTATAGTTTTCTTCGACCGTCCCCCCAGTCCCTTTCCTGGGGGTCCTCCTGGGAGGGTGTTTGGCTGCTGTCTGCCCCCAGACTTGTGTTATTATGTCTATGTGTCTAGGAACTCCCCTGTCTGTTTGGGAATTCGGAGTTGTGGCTGTTCCATTTTGTGCGAGACTCCTGTCTCCCCTAGTTTTTGTTCCCCGTTGTGTTTTGGGTCGAGTGTTATTGGTTCTGTTTGTGGTGTTGTATGTGTTCCTGCTGTCTCTCGTGGCGGTTGTGTGTTGCCATTTTGTTTCAGTTTGGCTGAGTTGATTTCCGGTGTGGTGTTGTGTGATTCTTTGGGggtgtctctgtttctctgttttgGTTCTGGGGTGTTTGATTTTCATctatctgttcctctctctctttcctgttccTCCTCTGCTCTGTCATCTGTcttcctcatagagtcatagagaaatacagcatggaaacaggcccttcagcccaaccggtccatgccgaccatggtgccctcccagctggtcCCATCTGCCCACGTCTCTGCCCTTTCTTCTAATTTGTTGATAATTGTTTTTACCATTATTTGCAAGTTGTCTTGAGCTACTCTGTGTTCAGGTTCTCCCATTGTTTCAGCTGATAGAGTACTTACAGATTTACATTTTTCCTCGACTCGCCTGTTAATTGTAGTCAGTCCCCATCTGGCCAACGTGGCCTCCATTTTTTAGGCTGCTTTAAAAGTTACAGATCAGAGAGGATTTGTTTGGCTGTCCTAATAGGTTCCCATATGTACTGGATTACCCCCATTGTTTAAGATGAAACTGTTACGATCTGCGGACGGTGCCCAGGGCATTGTGATACAATGAAATTAGAATGGAGAGGACAAAATAAGTGACCATACATATAAGAAAGGCAAAATTACAAACTGTGTCTGGACGCCAGTCACCCTATCTCGGGACATGGGTGATCTGTGATTACAAACCATTTGAAAAACCACAGCTTGAAAATTCATGGAGTTTGAAAAGTTGTGCAATGTGTCCTCTCGTGACTGACGCTTCAACTGAGGGAAATAGCTGTGCAATGTATATTcgggcggcttggtggcacagtggttaacactgctgcctcacagtgcccgggacccgggttcaattccggccttgggtgattcatagaatcatagaatcatagaatccctacagtgcagaaggaggccattcggcccatcgagtctgcaccgaccacaatcccacccaggccctacccgctaatccctttttgtacccgctaatttacccgctaatccctctaacctacgcatcccaggactctaaggggcaatttttaacctggccaatcaacctaacccgcacatctttggactgtgggaggaaaccggagcacccggaggaaacccacgcagacacgaggagaatgtgcaaactccacacagacagtttcccgagccgggaatcgaacccgggaccctggagctgtgaagcagcagtgctaaccactgtgctaccgtgcggagtttgcatgttctctctgtgtctgcatcggttttctccgggtgctctggtttcttccactTTCCAAAGATGTATTATTTTAATTTACCCCTATTTTCAGGAAATAACATCAATACCACGTCTAGCCTTGGGTGGAGACAAATGCAGAGACTGACACTCAAATTATAAAGCATTTTATTCAATTATCAAACCACATTAAACAGCAAATCTAATAAAAGGTTAACAGTAGGATACAATTCAGAATGTGATTGACCCAATTATCTTGTTCCAAAGGAGAGAATGCCACAGATTATTTACCCAAATGTTCACCTTGTCTTCACCTTCTGTTCCTCTTCATTGCCACTCCTCATTGCCTGGTATAGTCCTTTGGGTGCCATTCCCCAGAATAACCAGTTCCTTCTCCTTTGGATACTGTTTCTCAAAGATTATTGAAAAGGCTTTCTTTTTCACAGCCTTGTAACAACTGATACCATAAAAATTGAACCGTTATCTTCTTCTGTCATCTTACTCAGGCTGTGTTGCAATTTGTACTATTTCTGTTTCCTGGGATTTTTACTCACAGACTCAAGTGGGTGATCACCTCAACAGTTGGCCATTCAACAACTCTCAGGCTGCTTTTCTTTTTATCAATAGAAACATCTAGAAGTGAGCAAGTTAACAAATTTCAGATATCCTTAACcttacaatctctcctcatgtaaATATGAACGTTAAAGATGTTCTTGCTGATAATGCTTAGCGCTTTCTTCCTGGCAGACGGACACTTATCATTTCTCCCAAAACAAGATTCCTGATCTTGGGAAAACATGTGTGAGCCTGCTTACATATTTCTCTAACTGTCATCTACAAGCATTTGATCACAAACTGTCTTCTCGTATTAAACTGGTATACATAACAACACTGCATTACATGGAGTTTTTAAAATCTCTGACTTGTATGTTTCAACAAATAGCTGAATATGATCAAAAAATAACATCAATGATCCTTTGAATTATCACAAAGTATTGAAGAAATGGTTAATAGCTACTTTCTGCTGTTTTCCCCATTAACAGGAATAATAATGAAATATTTACCCTTCTTTTTCATTAGATTGATTAAATTTAGAATCAAGTTACCAATTGATCTCGGTGACAATTATAAACTAACCCATTCATCAGGAAAATTATGAATTCAGAAACAAAGATGAGTTATACCATCTCTCCTCCACCCTAATTTCACCCTCCATGGAAGTTAATGGTCAGGGAATTCCACCTGACCCCATGTTTTTCCCGATTGATTAGTTTAAAATTTCCTtgcttatttttaaagtttatttattagtcacaagaaggcttatattaacactgcaatgaagttactgtgaaaatccccatgttgccatattccggcgcctgtttgggttcactgagggagaatttagcatggccaatgcacctaaccgcacgtttttcagactgtgggaggaaaccggagcacccagaggaaatccacgcagacatggggagaacatgcagactctgcacagatagtgacccaagccgggaatcgaacctggtgctgtgaggcaacagtgtggaTCTGGTGGGtcgtgggtgggggggaatgggaagTCCCATGCTGATGGGAGTCGGGGTGAAAATCTCTGTGCAGTCAGGAGTGTGGGGCAAGTCCTGTGCGGGCATCAATTTTGGTATTTAAAATAGCTATGCTGAAGTTAAGCGGTTTTATTTCTTCTAAGTTTTTATAATTACTCAGCACAACACTGGCAGAAGCATGcaaagttagcgatttaaatcactttgttggatggttcccagcacaATCGTCATGGGTAAGTTAGTGTATCAGTGCATTTGCCATGTAAACCCTCAGCTGGAACCTtccgagagggattccccagcagtTCCTTCCGAATCAATCGCTGGCAAGGAAGGGAATTATGGCCCATTTTAACTGCTACAACCCTTCTTGCTTGGGATTATTCTTCATTCTCATCTTCTGTCTTGTCATGTTGTCTTACTGAGATAATTGTCTGTCCTCTGAGAATAGTTTTCCCTTTTTGTGAAGTTTTGAATTATTCTAACTGATACTGAACAAGAATATTTGACTTCTGACAATTGCAAAAAAGCGTTTTCTCCCATTCTGCGTTTATTGACAGTCAATTGTAGTTTCCTGGGCTTCCTACCAATATCTGTACACAAATGTCAGTTTGATCATTTCCAGGCTGTTTTCATTTTGTCATTTATCAAGAAGTCCAAAGAGTTATGCTAAAGTTTACCAAAAAACTCTTGTACCTACAGCGTTATTTAGATGATTAAAAATCATTAATTTATCAACTGAAAGTATTGAGCTCTCCAGATGGACATAGTTAGTTCAGTGAAATAAAGCATTTATAGACTGAGTAAAACAGCTGTTCCCCATATAGGAAACAGCTGGATAGAGTTAGTCAAATCAGCAAAGTTAAAGGTTACAGAAACATCTGCTCCCATATTTAAAACAGCTGGATGATATGACTATTGATCAACATAGTCTCCAAACTCAATGGCTTTCTGACCAACCCAATGACACATATTAGACACAACTCCTCGAACTCCTTTTCTgttcttttccctctcacttccAGCTTGATATTGTTTCCATTCCTCTGGAAACAACTCCTCTTTCCCAGCAACTTTTGCTAGTATCTCAGCCTGTTTCTTGACTTCACTCAGTGACTGGATTCTCTCTGTGAATCCAGGTTGAGCCTCCTCTTTCTCAGATTGAATCAGCAGCTGAATGTAAGCTGGGGTTGACAATGGGTTTGGTCTGAGAGCAATTTCTTCAAGTCTTGCAATGCACTGGGATGATGTTTCAATCAACTTGAACACTGCATCCTGAACATCATCCAATTCCTGCTGAAGTTTCTCCATGATTTTCTGCTTTGTCATCTGTTCACCAGATACCTTCTCATACTTTTCCTTCAGCTCTTTGTATGTCCTCTTCTCCTTTCTGGTTTGATATTTAAATCGGTACTTTTGGTTATAATGAATATTCCAGATACATTTACCAGGACAGACTGTGCAGTATCTATTGTTGTCCATTGCTGAACATTTCCATTTCTTCTTATCCTTAGAATAGGCACAGGGATAGTGACAGGTGAAGTGACATTTCTGACAGTTGGTTATGTATTTACCACTCCCACTGATATTGATCTTTTTTGGAACTGTGGTTTCAACTTCATATTCAAAATCTTTATTTGCATCCAGATCGACCTGGTGTTGGTTCAAAGCTTGTTGAGTCTTTCTGATCTCCTCCAGTTTTGTCAAACCCGCTGTGATCTGAGGCTGCAATCCCTCTATCGCAACTTCCAGCTGCTGACGCTCCTTAAGGACCTCCTTTGTCAAGCGTAAACTCTTTGTTTCCATTTTGTTCAGAGCTGCAAAGAATCTCTTCGTACTGTTTGATCCCATCTTCCAGAACATTGAATCAAAGTTATCACCATCCTCTTCCTCATCTTCAGTATCATCAGGGTTCCTCTTGTTGGCGGAATTTCCAGGAGCTGAACTTTGAGCAAATACGGCTGAATTGTTGAATTTGAAGTGAACTGGAAAGCCTTTTTTATCTTTGGGACACGGAACCTCAGCAACATTGATGGCCTCCAGAACGGGGGGAACTTGTCCGTCTGCAAATGTCACCAGGATTTGGATATTCTCAGCAATATCTTTACCAAAAATGGAAAGAATTGAATCAAAAACATATTTCTGCGTCTGGGTCAGGCGAGCCAAAGAGGCTTGAGCAATAAAACACACAGCATCGATCTGATCAGCACCATCTGGGGAAGTAAAGAACTCTCGGATCTGATCAGTGAGCAATTTATCTCGGGTAATTCCCCTGGTATCTCCGAATCCCGGAGTGTCAATGATAATGAGAGAGTAATCAATCTGGAATCCTTCTCGATGGTGGAGTTCATAGGCAGTGATTGCTGATGTCTGACTTTCAGCCTGGGATCGTCCTGTTCTTTCATCTATTAATTTAAATCTGAAATTGTCCTCCCATTCCACACCCAGGATGTAGTTGATCATTCCATTGATGAAGGTTGTTTTCCCTGCTCCTGTTGCTCCAAGAACCATGATTGTCCTGACTCTGTGTTTTGTGGTGGGTTTTCCGAGGGAGCATTTGACACGGTGTCCATCCTTGTCAAGTATCTTCTTCTctaaggggagtgtgtaaatggaAGGGTTCCCATTGGCTGTTAATGTACTTTCTCTGCGAAGTTTCTCAGCTACTCTCTGGTTCGTTTTTGCTGCTgcatttcacatataataaaagaGTCATTACATTCTGGAAGATTTTtatggatacagggaaaagctagGCTTACAATTACTGTTTAACATTAGTTATAAGACTAGCATAGGTAAACTTCTTAATATGAGTTAACAGAAGGTTAAAGGCCAGACAACAACTAGTTAAGGGGCAGACAACAATTCTTTTATTCCCTACTTTTGTTTCATTACAAATAATGTGTAAAGTTATTTGTCAATATAAGGTCAAAAAATTAACGTCTGAATGTAACGTAACAGATGATTGTTGATGGTTCAGATATTTTTAAATAATGCTTGAATTAGCTGAATTTTGGCAGCTTCCATAATGGTTGCTTGGTGGAATGAGGACGGGTGTGGGaggtttttaaatgttgctattgaatctgCTCA from Mustelus asterias chromosome 8, sMusAst1.hap1.1, whole genome shotgun sequence includes:
- the LOC144496987 gene encoding uncharacterized protein LOC144496987 isoform X2 — protein: MATEDCTRPSSLRDVGPVGEKPGRDSGRQEKGTRPSKESDIDGNGQVTQQRKDRTAKTNQRVAEKLRRESTLTANGNPSIYTLPLEKKILDKDGHRVKCSLGKPTTKHRVRTIMVLGATGAGKTTFINGMINYILGVEWEDNFRFKLIDERTGRSQAESQTSAITAYELHHREGFQIDYSLIIIDTPGFGDTRGITRDKLLTDQIREFFTSPDGADQIDAVCFIAQASLARLTQTQKYVFDSILSIFGKDIAENIQILVTFADGQVPPVLEAINVAEVPCPKDKKGFPVHFKFNNSAVFAQSSAPGNSANKRNPDDTEDEEEDGDNFDSMFWKMGSNSTKRFFAALNKMETKSLRLTKEVLKERQQLEVAIEGLQPQITAGLTKLEEIRKTQQALNQHQVDLDANKDFEYEVETTVPKKINISGSGKYITNCQKCHFTCHYPCAYSKDKKKWKCSAMDNNRYCTVCPGKCIWNIHYNQKYRFKYQTRKEKRTYKELKEKYEKVSGEQMTKQKIMEKLQQELDDVQDAVFKLIETSSQCIARLEEIALRPNPLSTPAYIQLLIQSEKEEAQPGFTERIQSLSEVKKQAEILAKVAGKEELFPEEWKQYQAGSEREKNRKGVRGVVSNMCHWVGQKAIEFGDYVDQ
- the LOC144496987 gene encoding uncharacterized protein LOC144496987 isoform X1, whose protein sequence is MATEDCTRPSSLRDVGPVGEKPGRDSGRQEKGTRPSKESDIDGNGQVTQQRKDRTAAKTNQRVAEKLRRESTLTANGNPSIYTLPLEKKILDKDGHRVKCSLGKPTTKHRVRTIMVLGATGAGKTTFINGMINYILGVEWEDNFRFKLIDERTGRSQAESQTSAITAYELHHREGFQIDYSLIIIDTPGFGDTRGITRDKLLTDQIREFFTSPDGADQIDAVCFIAQASLARLTQTQKYVFDSILSIFGKDIAENIQILVTFADGQVPPVLEAINVAEVPCPKDKKGFPVHFKFNNSAVFAQSSAPGNSANKRNPDDTEDEEEDGDNFDSMFWKMGSNSTKRFFAALNKMETKSLRLTKEVLKERQQLEVAIEGLQPQITAGLTKLEEIRKTQQALNQHQVDLDANKDFEYEVETTVPKKINISGSGKYITNCQKCHFTCHYPCAYSKDKKKWKCSAMDNNRYCTVCPGKCIWNIHYNQKYRFKYQTRKEKRTYKELKEKYEKVSGEQMTKQKIMEKLQQELDDVQDAVFKLIETSSQCIARLEEIALRPNPLSTPAYIQLLIQSEKEEAQPGFTERIQSLSEVKKQAEILAKVAGKEELFPEEWKQYQAGSEREKNRKGVRGVVSNMCHWVGQKAIEFGDYVDQ